CCCTCCACCCACCCCGTCACCGCCGACATCCGCGACCTCCAGGACGCCAAGCTCAACTTCGACGGCATCACCTACGCCAAGGGCGCCAGCGTGCTGAAGCAGTTGGTGGCGTACGTCGGGCAGGACGCGTTCATGGAGGGCGCCCGCCGCTACTTCAAGCGGCACGCGTACGGCAACACGCGCCTCGGCGACCTGCTGTCGGTGCTCGGCGAGACCAGCGGCCGGGACATGGGCGCGTGGGCCGGGTCCTGGCTCCAGACGGCCGGCGTGAACTCCCTGACGCCGCAGGTGCTGCTGGACGCGCAGGGCCGTGTCGACGAGCTGGCGGTCCTCCAGGAGGCCGCAGAGTCGCACCCCGAGCTGCGCCCGCACCGCGTGGCGATCGGCCTCTACCGTCTCGAAGAGGGCCGTCTCGTGCGGTACGCGCGCGCCGAGGCGGACGTCGACGGGCCGCGCACGGTCGTGCCGGAGCTGGTGGGCGAGGCGGCCCCGGAGCTGGTGCTCGTCAACGACGACGACCTGACGTACTGCAAGATCCGCTTCGACGAGACCTCCCTGGACACCCTGCGGGAGCACCTGGGGGCCATGACCGACCCGCTGGCCCGCGCCCTGTGCTGGTCGGCGCTGTGGAACCTGACCCGGGACGCGCTGCTGCCCGCGCGGGACTTCGTCGACCTGGTGCTGCGGTTCGCGGGGCGCGAGTCCGACATCGGGGTCCTGCAGATGCTGCACGCGTGGGCGGACTCGGCGCTGGTGCACTACGTGACCCCGGAGGCGCGGCCGGACGTCGGCGCGCTGCTCTCCGAGGGCGCCGAGCGCGAGTTGCGGCGCGCCGAGCCGGGCAGCGAGCACCAGTTGGCGTGGGCCCGCTTCTACGCCCAGAAGGCCGCCGACCCGGCCGCCTTCGAGCTGCTCCAGGGTCTGCTGGACGGCACGTCCGGCGTCGACGGCCTGGACGTCGACCAGGAGCTGCGCTGGGTGTTCCTGGAGCCGCTGGTCGCGCACGGGTTCGCCGACGAGAAGGCGCTGTCCGCCGAACTGGCCCGCGACGACACGGCGTCCGGCAAGCGGCACCAGGTCCGCTGTCTCGCCGCCCGCCCCTCGGCGGCGGTCAAGGCGCAGGCGTGGGCCCAGCTCGTCGAGTCGGACGCGCTGTCCAACGCGCTGGTGGAGGCGACGATCGCCGGGTTCGACCAGCCCTCGCAGCGGGAACTGCTCGCGCCGTACACGGAGAAGTACTTCGCGTCGATCGAGCGGATCTGGGCCGAGCGGTCCATCCAGATCGCGATGAACACCGTCAAGGGCCTGTTCCCGTCGCTCCAGGACTCTCCGGGGACGCTGGAAGCGACGGACGCGTGGCTGGCGGCGCACGAGTCGGCGGCTCCGGCGCTGCGGCGGCTGGTGCTGGAGGCGCGGGACGATCTGGCGCGGGCGCTGCGGGCGCAACATCGCTAAAAACCTTGGCCAAGGATTCCGCTGACGGTCACCGTTACGGAATTCAGTCAATCGGAACCGTAACCCCTGGCTCCCCCATTCGGGACCAGGGGTTTTCGGTGCCTACTCGGCATCCGAACACCCGTCCTTTAGGGCGAGCTTGTCCGGATTTGTCGACGGGCGTGTAACAGCGGTTATGCGGCGGTCCGGGTGCGGAATCCCCGTTGCATGAACCCCAACACCCCGCTCCCCCAGGTTCCCTCGGCGTCCCCCCGCCCGGTCCGCCACCTGTCCGACGTCCAGCGCCGCGTGACGACGGCGGCCCAGCTCCGCGCGCAGGGCGTGGCACCGGCCGAGGCGAACGATCAGTGCCGTCCCGGCGGCCCCTGGCAGCAGCTCCTCCCCGGCGTCTACCTGCTCCACCCGGGGCCGCCGACCAGCGAGGAGCGGCTGCACGCGGTGCTGATGTACGCGGCCCGCGAGGCGGCGGCGCCCGCCGTGCCGGCCCAGCCGGGCGCCGGGGGACCGCACCGGCAGGTGTACCAGGACGCGATGATCACGGGCCTGGCCGCCCTGAACCTGCACGGCCTGTCGTCGGCTCCGCCACTGCTGTCCCTGGAGCACATCGACGTCCTCGTCCCGCGGCTGCGCCGGCTGCGCTCGACGGGCGACGCGCACATCGTCCGCACGGCGGCCATGCCCGCTCCCGAGCTGGCCACCGGCATCCCGGTGGCGCCGGTACCGCGCGCGCTGGCCGACGCGGTGGCCCAACTGACGGACGCGGGGGCCGTCCGGCGGCTGCTGTCGGAGGCGGTACGCGGCGGCCACTGCGAACCGGCGGCGATCGTACGGGAGTTGAACGACGCGAAGCTGCTGAACCGCCCGCACGTGGTCGACGCGGTGGACTCGCTGCTCGCCGAGGGCCGCGCGATCGCGGAGGACCGTCTCTACACGATGGTGTGCGAGTACGGCCTCCCCGACCCGGTGTGGAACGTGGACCTCCGCCTGCCGGGCGGCCCCCACCTGGGCGGCCTCGACGCGTACTGGCCTGAGCAGGCGGTGGCGGTGGAACTGGACACCCGGGCGCCGAGGCAGGACGAGGACGCGCTGTGGTCCGAATACGCCCGCAAGCGGGAGCACTTGGAGCGGC
The Streptomyces sp. NBC_01485 genome window above contains:
- the pepN gene encoding aminopeptidase N — encoded protein: MPGENLSRDEARERAALLSVDGYDVSLDVRSAVGDPAVGDRADRAGDGPRTFRSVTTVRFRCNEPGASSFADLIAPSVTSVSLNGRDLDPGEVFDGVRILLEDLAAENELVVDAQCAYSRTGEGLHRFVDPEDGEVYLYTQYEPADARRVFVNFEQPDLKAPFRFEVRAPEEWVVWSNGAGEPADGVWRFTETKPISTYITCVVAGPYHYVTDSYTRDLGDGTTLEIPLGAMCRKGLAPYFEADDVFLITKQGLDFFHDHFDYPYPFGKYDQAFVPEYNLGAMENPGLVTFREELVFRGKVTRVAYEGRANVILHEMAHMWFGDLVTMEWWDDLWLKESFADFMGTFANVGATRFTDAWITFANRRKAWAYRADQLPSTHPVTADIRDLQDAKLNFDGITYAKGASVLKQLVAYVGQDAFMEGARRYFKRHAYGNTRLGDLLSVLGETSGRDMGAWAGSWLQTAGVNSLTPQVLLDAQGRVDELAVLQEAAESHPELRPHRVAIGLYRLEEGRLVRYARAEADVDGPRTVVPELVGEAAPELVLVNDDDLTYCKIRFDETSLDTLREHLGAMTDPLARALCWSALWNLTRDALLPARDFVDLVLRFAGRESDIGVLQMLHAWADSALVHYVTPEARPDVGALLSEGAERELRRAEPGSEHQLAWARFYAQKAADPAAFELLQGLLDGTSGVDGLDVDQELRWVFLEPLVAHGFADEKALSAELARDDTASGKRHQVRCLAARPSAAVKAQAWAQLVESDALSNALVEATIAGFDQPSQRELLAPYTEKYFASIERIWAERSIQIAMNTVKGLFPSLQDSPGTLEATDAWLAAHESAAPALRRLVLEARDDLARALRAQHR